Proteins encoded by one window of Pseudanabaenaceae cyanobacterium SKYG29:
- a CDS encoding DUF3859 domain-containing protein, translating to MAEYIDPQQLNQVIAEIQKISSQREGSITVDQAREILRDMNLPDELLEEAILQVKRREAQKSQTLVNFLVIVGALLVVGIGIGGTFLFRRGQEAAIANVSSQASRVTIGSNKDQAVQVVNRPNEVVYRVTLTNAPIGQKLPMGCDWLNPQGTVVHQNRYQTKEVNKSIWNTQCKYQLSTSDSPGIWRVKMYVKGREVSSSTFEVR from the coding sequence ATGGCGGAATATATTGACCCCCAGCAGCTCAACCAGGTGATCGCCGAAATTCAAAAAATTTCTAGTCAGCGGGAGGGGAGTATCACCGTAGACCAAGCCAGGGAAATCCTGCGGGACATGAACTTACCCGATGAACTGTTAGAGGAGGCAATTTTACAAGTCAAGCGCAGGGAAGCCCAAAAGAGCCAGACCCTAGTTAATTTTCTGGTAATCGTGGGTGCCCTATTAGTTGTGGGAATAGGGATTGGCGGTACGTTTTTATTCCGTCGAGGGCAGGAAGCCGCTATTGCTAACGTCAGCAGTCAAGCCAGTAGGGTGACGATTGGGAGTAATAAAGACCAAGCTGTGCAGGTAGTGAATCGCCCCAACGAGGTAGTCTATCGAGTGACCTTGACAAACGCCCCGATCGGGCAGAAGCTACCCATGGGCTGTGACTGGTTGAATCCCCAGGGGACAGTAGTGCACCAAAACCGTTACCAGACCAAGGAAGTCAACAAGAGTATTTGGAACACCCAATGCAAATATCAGCTGAGTACCTCCGATAGTCCTGGTATCTGGCGAGTCAAGATGTACGTAAAGGGGAGAGAAGTATCTAGTTCCACGTTTGAAGTGAGGTAA
- a CDS encoding asparagine synthetase B family protein → MQIAVTQFGFIGSWRGDLTHLISQNSQVPWQQITSQQVGIEAGRGIVNQGGDAWAEEKDDTLTLGRHPFGRVTLYWCQTEQGLWFATRWRWLLPLVEQEIDPLAVYGYACFSYVPTPLTPYKGIKAIEAGWRYTWEGENLITKATDPILEDWQEQTELLTDEGTAVQKLQFLLTAAVAQQVDDLQGQTVGIFLSGGLDSATVAALLKRSGIRVRAYTLDFGQYGISELPYAELVARHLDIPLVKVECSPQRVKRSVLETALALDLPFGDGVCVPLWLLYQAARQECDVIFNGEGGDQLFAGWTNKPIIAASLYRQPAIDFTAQYLQTFHRLWGYEAEVFTPQFWQCVQDWQPGTWLTAALAGRGSLLARLRRATLMLKGAQNIHPRASNLALYQGIKLRSPFCDENLARWTFTVHSDLFLRGACEKYILKRAVELWLPPEVVWRDKRGMGVPLTQWCLQPLWHDLGKWLNPQVLAREGLWQADLAAKVAFGRLGSVLRKRRVGEILWLLLAWQFWRSQLQNYPCETSWRHPFLLPYWFWTKTGLYSYWRNRNEY, encoded by the coding sequence ATGCAAATTGCAGTTACCCAGTTTGGCTTCATTGGCAGTTGGCGGGGTGACTTGACACACTTAATTTCGCAAAACTCCCAAGTACCTTGGCAACAGATCACTAGTCAACAAGTTGGCATAGAGGCAGGCAGAGGCATTGTCAACCAGGGAGGAGATGCCTGGGCAGAGGAAAAGGACGACACCCTTACTTTAGGCAGACATCCCTTTGGGCGAGTAACGCTCTATTGGTGCCAGACAGAGCAGGGTTTATGGTTTGCTACCCGTTGGCGGTGGCTGCTACCCCTAGTAGAGCAGGAAATTGACCCCCTGGCGGTTTATGGCTACGCCTGTTTTTCCTATGTACCCACGCCTCTCACCCCTTACAAAGGCATTAAAGCGATCGAGGCAGGCTGGCGATACACCTGGGAGGGGGAAAATTTAATTACCAAAGCTACTGACCCCATCCTCGAGGACTGGCAGGAACAGACAGAACTGCTTACTGATGAAGGGACAGCCGTACAGAAACTACAGTTTTTACTCACCGCAGCCGTTGCCCAGCAAGTAGATGACCTGCAGGGTCAGACCGTTGGCATATTCTTGTCGGGGGGGCTAGATTCTGCCACTGTTGCCGCCTTGTTGAAACGATCGGGCATACGAGTACGTGCTTACACCCTCGACTTTGGGCAATACGGCATATCTGAACTACCCTACGCCGAACTGGTGGCACGACATTTGGACATTCCCCTAGTGAAAGTGGAGTGTTCCCCCCAGAGAGTAAAACGATCGGTCTTAGAGACAGCCCTAGCTTTAGACCTGCCCTTCGGTGATGGCGTATGTGTGCCGTTATGGTTGCTCTATCAAGCAGCGAGACAAGAGTGTGATGTCATATTCAATGGTGAGGGAGGAGATCAACTATTTGCCGGCTGGACAAACAAACCCATAATCGCTGCTTCCCTCTATCGACAACCCGCGATCGATTTTACAGCGCAATACCTACAGACCTTTCATCGCCTATGGGGGTATGAGGCAGAAGTGTTCACACCGCAGTTTTGGCAATGTGTGCAGGATTGGCAGCCAGGTACTTGGTTGACAGCAGCTTTGGCAGGGAGGGGTTCACTACTAGCAAGGCTACGGCGGGCGACCCTCATGCTCAAGGGGGCACAAAACATCCATCCCCGCGCCAGCAATTTAGCCTTATACCAAGGAATCAAGCTCAGATCACCCTTTTGCGATGAAAACCTAGCTAGATGGACATTTACTGTCCACTCTGACCTCTTTCTCAGGGGAGCCTGTGAGAAGTATATTTTGAAGCGGGCGGTGGAACTGTGGCTACCCCCAGAAGTAGTGTGGCGGGACAAACGGGGCATGGGCGTACCATTAACCCAGTGGTGTTTACAACCTTTGTGGCACGACCTCGGCAAATGGTTAAATCCGCAAGTTCTAGCCAGAGAGGGCCTATGGCAAGCAGATTTAGCAGCCAAAGTAGCATTTGGTAGGTTGGGGAGTGTATTACGCAAGCGCCGCGTGGGAGAAATTTTGTGGCTGTTACTGGCATGGCAATTTTGGCGTTCCCAACTGCAGAATTACCCCTGTGAAACATCCTGGCGACATCCATTTTTATTACCCTATTGGTTTTGGACGAAAACAGGTTTGTATTCCTACTGGAGGAATAGAAATGAGTATTAA